One Candidatus Eisenbacteria bacterium genomic window, AGCTCACGTAGTACTCGGCTCCGTCGAGGAGCTCCGGATGATAGGCGGGCCGCACCATCGGGACGCGCGTCGCGAAGAAGGGCATGATCACGACGGAGCGCTCCTCCTGCGTGAACACGGGGCCGTAGAGCTCGACCACCATGGGCCGGTCGGTCGGGATGTTGGCGAGGATCCACTTTCGCGAGGCGTGCCGCGTGTCGGGCTTCGCGAGCTCTCTCCGGAGTCCCGCGTACTCCGGGAGCGGCCACGCGAGCCCCACGAGCGCGATCAGCCCGGCGGCCGCCATGGGCGCCGGTCCGGGAACGCGAGCGCCCCACCGCGCGCGGGCCCAGGACGCGAGCTCGAGAATCGTGAGCGCCGTGCCCAGGAAGAGGATCGGGATCGCCACGAGCACGTAGCGCTCCTGCGCCGCCTTGAGCGCCCCGTTCGCGAGCACGATCGTGGCCGGGAGGAGCGCGATCGGGCGCGCGGCCGCTCCGCGCCGCCACAGGTAGCCCATGCCGACGAGCCCGAGCAGGTAGGCCGGCCATCCCATCGCGTGGGGGAGCGACACCGCGAGGTAGGTGGGAAGGGAGAACGGGAACGCCGTCTGGCCGACCCAGTCCGAGAAGAGCGCGCTCCGCTGCGTCTGGATGTCCTTGAGCGTCGTCTTCCAGTCGAGGAACGTGTACGGGGACGCGAGGAAGAGGGCCACGACGATCGCGATCATCGAAACGTAGAAGGCGCGGCTGCGGAGAAACGAGCGGCCGTGCGCCACCGCGAGCGGCAGGGCGAGCACGAGGGGCACGTACTTGCACGCCCCCGCGAACCCGATCATGGCGCCGGCGATCGCGGCGGTCTGGAGTGTCGGCTCTCCTCCTCTCGCCGGGGCGGCACCGCCTTGGCGCGCTCCCGCCGCGAACCCCCGCTCCTCGACGATGCGCACCATGGCGAGCGCGGCCAGGAGCACGAAGAGGAGCGCGAGCAGGTTCGGATCGGCGATGTGCTGCGAGGTCAGGATGTGGAGCGGATTGAGCGCCAGGAAGCACGCGGCGAGGGCTCCCGCGCTCCTTCCCGCGAGGCGCGCGCCGAGCCGGTACGTCAGGTACACCGTCAGCGCCCCGATCAGGAGGCTCGCGATCCGGCCGAAGAGGAAGAAGCGGTCCGACCGCGCCTTCACGTCATTCGCGAACTCCGCCGCGGTCGCACCGGGGTGGGAAGCCAGGTAGGTGAGGTGGTAGGCCTTCTGGATCCCGAGCGTCAGGTAGAAGCTGAACCCGGGCCACCCTCCCGTGTGGGGATTCAGGTCGAGCTTCTTGGTCCCGCCTCCCCACATCGTCCACGCGCGGCCGGTCGTGGTGCGGTCGGTCTCCTCGACGACGGAATCGTCGAGCACGTTGATGCCGAGCGTGGGATCGGGCAGCCGGTCCGCCACGCCCCAGAACCGCACGACGATCGAGAGGACGACGAGCGCGATCGCGAGCCGATCGGGCTGGAAGCGCCAGGGCTCCCGGGCCTTCGCGCGCGAGGATCCCGAACCCGAGGCCCGAGGGGGGTGCGCGGCGGACGTTGCCCTCTTGGCAGTCCGGGGGGAAGAGCGCTTCCTGGAAGGGTTCCGAGCCAAGTCGTGCGGATTATAGGGGATCGGAGGGCGCTGGGAATCCTCCCGTGCCGTTTGGACAATCCCCGGCGCGAGCGCGAGTTCCGGCGTCCTGCGCGGCGAGCGGTCCACGCGGCCGCAATCCGGACCGCCGCATGGGATTGGAGCGCCCGGAGCGAACCGAACGGCCGCCTGGGCACGGCGATTGCGCTTCTATGGGGCGGGTTGGGGGCAAACCTGCGTTCCTTTGCCCAACTGTCACGCCACTCATCGCATCAGAAGGAGTCCAAGACCATGAATGTGAAGCCGCTCGCCGATCGAATCCTTGTCCGCCGTCTCGAGGAGACCGAGACCAAGCGCGGTGGAATCATCATCCCCGACACCGCGAAGGAGAAGCCGCAGCAGGCGGAGGTCGTCGCCGTGGGCCCCGGCCGCGTCACCGACGAGGGCAAGCGCGTCGCTCTCGAGGTGAAGGCGGGCGACAAGATCCTCATGGGCAAGTACTCGGGCACCGAGGTCAAGATCGACGGAACCGATTACCTCATCATGCGCGAGGATGAAGTCCTCGCGATCGTCGGCTGAGTCGATCGTCGGCGAACCGACGACGAACGGACTTCCCCTCATCATTGAAGGAGTGAGATCGAATGGCTGCTAAGGAAATCATCTTCGACGAGAAGGCCCGCCAGGCCATTCTCAGCGGCGTGCAGATCCTCGCCAAGGCGGTCAAGGTGACGCTCGGACCGCGGGGCCGCAACGTCGTGCTCGACAAGAAGTGGGGCTCGCCCACGATCACCAAGGACGGGGTGACCGTGGCCAAGGAGATCGAGCTCGAGGACCGCTACGAGAACATGGGCGCCCAGATGGTGCGCGAGGTCGCCACGAAGACCTCCGACGTCGCGGGCGACGGCACGACCACCGCGACCGTGCTCGCGGAGGCGATCTTCCGCGAAGGGCTCCGCAACGTGACCGCCGGCTCGAACCCGATGGGCATCAAGCGCGGGATCGACAAGGCCGTGAAGGCCGTGGTCGAGGATCTGAAGAAGCTCTCCAAGGCCGTCAAGGATCCCAAGGAGATCATGCAGGTCGGCTCCATCTCGGCGAACGGCGACGAGGAGATCGGCAAGATCATCGCGGACGCCATGGACAAGGTGGGCAAG contains:
- the groEL gene encoding chaperonin GroEL produces the protein MAAKEIIFDEKARQAILSGVQILAKAVKVTLGPRGRNVVLDKKWGSPTITKDGVTVAKEIELEDRYENMGAQMVREVATKTSDVAGDGTTTATVLAEAIFREGLRNVTAGSNPMGIKRGIDKAVKAVVEDLKKLSKAVKDPKEIMQVGSISANGDEEIGKIIADAMDKVGKDGTITVEEAKSMDTTLDLVEGMQFDKGYISPYFVTDKEGMEAVLEDAYILLYDKKLSNMKDLLPLLEKIAQRGKPLLIVAEDVEGEALATLVVNKLRGTLSACAVKAPGFGDRRKAMLEDIAILTGGK
- a CDS encoding tetratricopeptide repeat protein, with the translated sequence MRFWGVADRLPDPTLGINVLDDSVVEETDRTTTGRAWTMWGGGTKKLDLNPHTGGWPGFSFYLTLGIQKAYHLTYLASHPGATAAEFANDVKARSDRFFLFGRIASLLIGALTVYLTYRLGARLAGRSAGALAACFLALNPLHILTSQHIADPNLLALLFVLLAALAMVRIVEERGFAAGARQGGAAPARGGEPTLQTAAIAGAMIGFAGACKYVPLVLALPLAVAHGRSFLRSRAFYVSMIAIVVALFLASPYTFLDWKTTLKDIQTQRSALFSDWVGQTAFPFSLPTYLAVSLPHAMGWPAYLLGLVGMGYLWRRGAAARPIALLPATIVLANGALKAAQERYVLVAIPILFLGTALTILELASWARARWGARVPGPAPMAAAGLIALVGLAWPLPEYAGLRRELAKPDTRHASRKWILANIPTDRPMVVELYGPVFTQEERSVVIMPFFATRVPMVRPAYHPELLDGAEYYVSSGEISRRFDAAAANYPVESGYYRWLRENAPVVWSASPESTSGPRVEVRRLPKEISTRAERDSIWARALPQPTGVSRLALYTVDFANMFGRLGHHDRAEEWALRGLQVRAATMTVRLLTVLAYSRLQSRDFEGALAAAHDGVARAPRDPRIRMYLGFALKELGRHEEARREFEAGYSLTQDPRFLMHLGTLFSEMGRSEDAVGMYSRVPQSHPDRYGAMREMSLLLINVLGRPEEGLEALREAARLAPDPEQARAIQEEAARIEGILVARGMGAGGRGTR
- the groES gene encoding co-chaperone GroES, whose product is MNVKPLADRILVRRLEETETKRGGIIIPDTAKEKPQQAEVVAVGPGRVTDEGKRVALEVKAGDKILMGKYSGTEVKIDGTDYLIMREDEVLAIVG